One genomic segment of Tursiops truncatus isolate mTurTru1 chromosome 11, mTurTru1.mat.Y, whole genome shotgun sequence includes these proteins:
- the BLOC1S1 gene encoding biogenesis of lysosome-related organelles complex 1 subunit 1 — MLSRLLKEHQAKQNERKELQEKRRREAITAATCLTEALVDHLNVGVAQAYMNQRKLDHEVKTLQVQAAQFAKQTGQWIGMVENFNQALKEIGDVENWARSIELDMRTIATALEYVYKGQLQSAPS; from the exons ATGCTGTCCCGCCTGCTGAAAGAACACCAGGCCAAGCAGAATGAACGCAAGGAGCTGCAGG AGAAGAGGAGGCGAGAGGCTATCACTGCAGCGACCTGCCTGACAGAAGCTTTGGTGGATCACCTCAATGTGGG CGTGGCCCAGGCCTACATGAACCAGAGAAAGCTGGACCACGAGGTGAAGACCCTACAGGTCCAGGCTGCCCAGTTTGCCAAGCAGACAGGCCAGTGGATCGGGATGGTGGAGAACTTCAACCAGGCGCTCAAG GAAATCGGGGATGTGGAGAACTGGGCTCGGAGCATCGAGCTGGACATGCGCACCATTGCCACCGCGCTGGAGTACGTCTACAAAGGGCAGCTGCAGTCGGCCCCCTCCTAg
- the CD63 gene encoding CD63 antigen, with protein MAVEGGMKCVKFLLYVLLLAFCAFAVGLIAVGIGAQLVLNQTITPGTTPGSLLPVVIIAVGAFLFLVAFVGCCGACKENYCLMITFAIFLSLIMLVEVAAAIAGYVFRDKVISEFNKDFRQQMQNYPQNNHTASILDSMQEDFKCCGAANYTDWEKILMVAKRVPDSCCVNVTQGCGINFNVKDIHTEGCVEKIGGWLRDRLLVVAAVALGIAFVEVLGIVFACCLVKSIRSGYEVM; from the exons ATGGCGGTGGAAGGAGGAATGAAATGTGTCAAGTTCTTGCTCTACGTTCTTCTGTTGGCCTTTTGC gcctTTGCAGTGGGGCTGATCGCTGTGGGCATAGGGGCCCAGCTTGTCCTGAATCAGACCATCACCCCGGGGACCACCCCTGGCTCCCTGTTGCCCGTGGTCATCATCGCAGTGGGtgccttcctcttcctggtggccTTTGTGGGCTGCTGCGGAGCCTGCAAGGAGAACTACTGTCTCATGATCACG TTTGCCATCTTCCTGTCCCTTATCATGCTGGTGGAGGTGGCTGCAGCCATTGCTGGCTATGTGTTTAGAGACAAG GTGATATCCGAATTTAATAAGGATTTCCGGCAGCAGATGCAGAATTATCCCCAAAACAACCATACAGCATCGATCCTGGACAGTATGCAGGAAGAC TTTAAGTGCTGCGGGGCGGCTAActacacagactgggagaagatcCTGATGGTGGCCAAGCGAGTCCCTGACTCCTGCTGTGTCAATGTCACTCAGGGCTGTGGGATTAATTTCAACGTGAAGGATATCCATACTGAG GGCTGTGTGGAGAAGATCGGGGGCTGGCTGAGGGACAGACTGCTGGTGGTGGCTGCAGTAGCCCTGGGCATTGCCTTTGTGGAG GTCCTGGGTATCGTCTTTGCCTGCTGCCTTGTGAAGAGCATCCGAAGTGGCTATGAGGTGATGTAG
- the GDF11 gene encoding growth/differentiation factor 11 encodes MVLAAPLLLGFLLLALELRPRGEAAEGPAAAAAAAAAAGAGGERSSRPAPSVAPEPDGCPVCVWRQHSRELRLESIKSQILSKLRLKEAPNISREVVKQLLPKAPPLQQILDLHDFQGDALQPEDFLEEDEYHATTETVISMAQETDPAVQTDGSPLCCHFHFSPKVMFTKVLKAQLWVYLRPVPRPATVYLQILRLKPLTGEGTAGGGGGGRRHIRIRSLKIDLHSRSGHWQSIDFKQVLHSWFRQPQSNWGIEINAFDPSGTDLAVTSLGPGAEGLHPFMELRVLENTKRSRRNLGLDCDEHSSESRCCRYPLTVDFEAFGWDWIIAPKRYKANYCSGQCEYMFMQKYPHTHLVQQANPRGSAGPCCTPTKMSPINMLYFNDKQQIIYGKIPGMVVDRCGCS; translated from the exons aTGGTGCTCGCGGCCCCGCTGCTGCTGGGCTTCCTGCTCCTCGCCCTGGAGCTGCGGCCCCGGGGGGAGGCGGCCGAGGgccccgcggcggcggcggcggcggcggcggcggcgggggccggGGGGGAGCGCTCGAGCCGGCCGGCCCCGTCCGTGGCGCCCGAGCCCGACGGCTGCCCCGTGTGCGTGTGGCGGCAGCACAGCCGCGAGCTGCGCCTGGAGAGCATCAAGTCGCAGATCTTGAGCAAACTGCGGCTCAAGGAGGCGCCCAACATCAGCCGCGAGGTGGTGAAGCAGCTGCTGCCCAAGGCGCCGCCGCTGCAGCAGATCCTGGACCTGCACGACTTCCAGGGCGACGCTCTGCAGCccgaggacttcctggaggaggacgAGTACCACGCCACCACCGAGACTGTCATTAGCATGGCCCAGGAGA CCGACCCTGCGGTGCAGACAGATGGCAGCCCTCTCTGCTGCCATTTCCACTTCAGCCCCAAGGTGATGTTCACAAAGGTACTGAAGgcccagctgtgggtttatctccggcCTGTGCCCCGTCCAGCCACAGTCTACCTGCAGATCTTGCGACTGAAACCCCTAACTGGGGAAGGGACcgcagggggagggggcggaggccGGCGTCACATCCGTATCCGCTCGCTCAAAATTGACCTGCACTCACGCTCCGGCCACTGGCAAAGCATCGACTTCAAGCAAGTACTACATAGCTGGTTCCGCcagccacagagcaactggggcATCGAGATCAACGCCTTTGATCCCAGTGGCACAGACCTGGCTGTCACCTCCCTGGGGCCGGGAGCCGAGGGGCTG catCCTTTCATGGAGCTTCGAGTCCTAGAGAACACAAAACGGTCCCGGCGGAACCTGGGCCTGGACTGCGATGAGCACTCAAGTGAGTCCCGCTGCTGCCGATACCCCCTCACTGTGGACTTTGAGGCTTTTGGCTGGGACTGGATCATCGCACCTAAACGCTACAAGGCCAACTACTGCTCCGGCCAGTGCGAGTACATGTTCATGCAAAAGTATCCACACACCCACTTGGTGCAACAGGCTAACCCAAGAGGCTCTGCTGGGCCCTGCTGTACCCCCACCAAGATGTCCCCGATCAACATGCTCTACTTCAATGACAAGCAGCAGATTATCTACGGCAAGATCCCTGGCATGGTGGTGGACCGCTGTGGCTGCTCCTAA
- the RDH5 gene encoding retinol dehydrogenase 5 has translation MWLPLLLGVSLWAALWLLRDRQSLPASDAFVFVTGCDSGFGRLLALRLDQRGFRVLASCLTPSGAEDLERVASSRLHTTLLDVTDPQSVRQAAKWVETHVGEAGLFGLVNNAGTAGIIGPTPWQTQEDFQRVLNVNTLGPIGVTLALLPLLRQAQGRVINITSVLGRLAANGGGYCVSKFGLEAFSDSLRRDVAPFGVRVSIVEPGFFRTPVTNLESLEDSLQACWARLPPATQALYGETFLTKYLRVQQRIMNLICDPDLTKVSKCLEHALTARHPRTRYSPGWDAKLLWLPASYLPASLVDAVLTWVLPKPAQAVY, from the exons ATGTGGCTGCCTCTGCTTCTTGGAGTCTCGCTCTGGGCAGCACTGTGGTTGCTCAGGGACCGGCAGAGCCTGCCCGCCAGCGATGCTTTCGTCTTTGTCACCGGCTGTGACTCGGGCTTTGGGCGGCTTCTGGCACTGAGGCTGGACCAGAGAGGCTTCCGAGTCCTGGCCAGCTGCCTGACCCCCTCAGGGGCAGAGGACCTTGAGCGGGTGGCCTCCTCCCGACTCCACACCACCCTGCTGGATGTCACAGATCCCCAGAGCGTCCGGCAGGCAGCCAAGTGGGTGGAAACACACGTCGGGGAAGCAG GGCTTTTTGGTCTGGTGAATAATGCCGGCACGGCTGGCATCATCGGGCCCACACCTTGGCAGACACAGGAGGATTTCCAGCGGGTGCTGAATGTGAACACACTGGGTCCCATCGGGGTCACCCTCgccctgctgcccctgctgcGGCAGGCCCAGGGCCGGGTGATCAACATCACCAGTGTGCTGGGCCGCCTGGCAGCCAATGGAGGGGGCTACTGTGTCTCCAAGTTTGGCCTGGAGGCGTTCTCTGACAGCCTGAG GCGGGACGTGGCTCCTTTCGGGGTACGAGTCTCTATCGTGGAGCCTGGCTTCTTCCGAACCCCCGTGACAAACCTGGAAAGTCTGGAGGACAGCCTGCAGGCCTGCTGGGCACGGCTGCCTCCAGCCACACAGGCTCTCTATGGGGAGACCTTCCTCACCAAAT ATCTGAGAGTGCAGCAGCGCATCATGAACCTGATCTGTGACCCGGACCTGACCAAGGTGAGCAAGTGCCTGGAGCATGCCCTGACTGCCCGTCACCCCAGAACCCGCTACAGCCCAGGCTGGGATGCCAAGCTGCTCTGGCTGCCAGCCTCCTACCTGCCAGCCAGCCTGGTGGATGCTGTGCTCACCTGGGTCCTTCCCAAGCCTGCTCAGGCGGTCTACTGA